The following proteins come from a genomic window of Rhodospirillales bacterium:
- a CDS encoding ABC transporter permease: MSATPISIRASGSVEACGDADAVTELAAATAPPSSPAGALRRALRSFALLRESPVAMIGAGLILFWAVVAVLAPLIAPFHPNATLQPFAKPFTDYAAGDGVFWLGTDHIGRDILSRLIWGSRTVLFYAPVATAAAYTVGILMGLAAGYYRGFVDEALSFLANIILSFPVLVLYILVITTIGASGLNIIIAITFASAPGIMRIVRGLVLDLRNRDYVAAAQTRGESGWFIMLVEILPNARGPLIVDACLRLGYVIITIGVLGFLGLGLPPPDPDWGGMINEARSLALAFPHMTVFPCIAISSLILGFNLLADGLRDISLRD, translated from the coding sequence ATGTCGGCTACACCTATCTCAATCCGCGCATCCGGTTCAGTTGAGGCCTGCGGGGATGCTGACGCCGTGACAGAACTCGCAGCAGCAACGGCGCCGCCGTCCTCGCCCGCCGGCGCGCTCCGCCGGGCGCTCCGCTCGTTCGCGCTGTTGCGGGAAAGCCCGGTCGCGATGATCGGCGCGGGGCTGATCCTGTTCTGGGCGGTGGTCGCGGTGCTCGCGCCGCTGATCGCGCCGTTCCATCCCAATGCTACCCTGCAGCCATTCGCCAAGCCCTTTACCGACTACGCCGCCGGCGACGGCGTGTTCTGGCTCGGCACCGACCATATCGGCCGCGATATCCTGTCGCGCCTGATCTGGGGCTCGCGCACCGTGCTGTTCTATGCGCCGGTGGCGACCGCGGCGGCGTACACCGTCGGCATCCTCATGGGCCTCGCGGCCGGCTACTACCGGGGCTTCGTGGACGAGGCGCTGTCGTTCCTCGCCAATATCATCCTGTCGTTCCCGGTGCTGGTCCTCTATATCCTGGTGATAACCACCATCGGCGCTTCCGGGCTCAACATCATTATCGCCATAACCTTCGCCAGCGCGCCCGGCATCATGCGCATCGTCCGCGGCCTGGTGCTGGATCTGCGCAATCGTGACTACGTCGCCGCCGCCCAGACCCGCGGCGAGTCCGGCTGGTTCATCATGCTGGTGGAGATCCTCCCCAACGCCCGCGGGCCGCTGATCGTCGATGCTTGTCTCAGGCTCGGCTACGTCATCATCACCATCGGCGTGCTCGGATTCCTGGGGCTTGGCCTGCCGCCGCCGGATCCGGACTGGGGCGGCATGATCAACGAGGCCCGGTCGCTGGCGCTGGCGTTCCCGCACATGACGGTGTTTCCGTGCATCGCCATCTCGTCGCTGATCCTGGGCTTCAACCTGCTCGCCGACGGGCTGCGTGACATTTCTCTCCGGGACTGA
- a CDS encoding ABC transporter permease: MTRFILRRVAIMVLTMLVVSLLLFLLLELTPGSVATKVLGPYSSEEQRTLWLEAHGYFEPFWIRYLTWLGDFATGDFGQSVRFKVPVADVLWPRLWNTAILGFWVFVVMIPLSLVLGVLAGMREGSALDRSISITSIVTTSIPEFASAVFLSAIFVFWLGILPGTSSMTNGFDWTQLVLPVMVLVLYDFGYIARMTRASMAEVMTTPYIRTAVLKGLPHRRVILRHALRNALIAPFTVITLQINWLLSGVIVVEFYFAYKGFGALLLEASLNQDIFLIEACAMVAVFVAASTQTIADVGYTYLNPRIRFS, translated from the coding sequence ATGACCCGCTTCATTCTCCGCCGTGTCGCCATCATGGTGTTGACCATGCTGGTGGTGTCGCTGCTGCTGTTCCTGCTTCTGGAACTGACGCCCGGCAGCGTCGCCACCAAGGTGCTCGGCCCTTATTCCTCGGAGGAACAGCGTACCCTCTGGCTCGAGGCGCACGGCTACTTCGAGCCTTTCTGGATCCGCTACCTCACCTGGCTCGGCGACTTCGCCACCGGCGACTTCGGGCAGTCGGTGCGGTTCAAGGTTCCGGTCGCCGACGTCCTGTGGCCGCGGCTCTGGAACACGGCGATTCTGGGCTTCTGGGTATTCGTAGTGATGATCCCGCTTTCGCTTGTCCTTGGTGTGCTTGCCGGCATGCGTGAAGGCTCGGCGCTGGACCGCTCGATCTCGATCACCAGCATCGTCACCACCTCGATCCCCGAGTTCGCCAGCGCCGTGTTCCTCTCCGCCATCTTCGTGTTCTGGCTTGGCATCCTGCCCGGGACCAGCAGCATGACCAACGGGTTCGACTGGACGCAGCTCGTGCTGCCGGTGATGGTGCTGGTCCTCTACGACTTCGGCTATATCGCCCGCATGACACGCGCGTCGATGGCCGAGGTCATGACCACGCCCTATATCCGCACTGCCGTCCTCAAGGGTCTGCCGCACCGGCGGGTGATCCTCCGCCACGCGCTCCGCAACGCCCTGATCGCGCCGTTCACCGTCATTACCCTGCAGATCAATTGGCTCTTGTCGGGAGTGATCGTCGTCGAGTTCTATTTCGCCTACAAGGGCTTCGGGGCGCTGTTGCTGGAAGCGTCGCTCAACCAGGACATCTTCCTGATCGAGGCGTGCGCCATGGTCGCGGTGTTCGTCGCCGCTTCGACGCAGACCATCGCGGATGTCGGCTACACCTATCTCAATCCGCGCATCCGGTTCAGTTGA
- a CDS encoding ABC transporter substrate-binding protein: protein MAKAGPRGAHPYVPELVEQFRKGEIGRREFLATATRLGLAASAAYALAGTVGAGRLVRPARAAETPKSGGTLRVSMNVQEITDPATYDWSEKGNIARHITEPMVRINKDNVAEPWLAESWDASDDLKTWTFKLRKGVKWSNGDDFIADDVVFNFKRWLDPATGSSNQGRFSAMTSDIDTGKTDEAGNPVLSTMMSEGAVEKIDDHTVRFHLNRADLSLPESMADYPALIVHRDFMETGGDLSKNPVGTGPFTLKAFAVGEKAVLVRRSGAPYWGGDVYLDGITYIDHGDDPAAKIAALASDQVDTTHRISIEQIDVVKAIPHLELHQTVTAQAGVARMKVTEAPFDNKAVRKAIQACVDQQRMLDLVHRGLGAIGEDHHVAPIHPEYAELPPLKQDYDLARKYLAEAGHADGLRVTLDCVANPTWEQSTCTALAEMCRPAGIDIAVNIMPGGTYWDRWLTTPFGFTAWAHRALGVQTLNLAYRSGTAWNETSYSNPEYDRLLDEANAILDPAARRKVMKDLERILQDDAVIAQPFWVSVFVPANKRVRDLYAHVALEHHYNKVWLA, encoded by the coding sequence ATGGCGAAAGCAGGTCCCCGCGGGGCGCACCCCTACGTTCCCGAGCTTGTCGAGCAGTTTCGCAAGGGCGAGATCGGGCGGCGCGAGTTCCTGGCGACCGCCACCCGCCTGGGCCTGGCCGCGTCGGCTGCCTACGCGTTGGCGGGCACGGTCGGCGCCGGCCGTCTGGTGAGGCCTGCGCGCGCCGCCGAGACGCCGAAGTCGGGCGGCACGCTTCGCGTGTCCATGAACGTGCAGGAGATCACCGACCCGGCCACCTACGACTGGTCGGAGAAGGGCAACATCGCCCGCCATATCACCGAGCCGATGGTCCGCATCAACAAGGACAACGTCGCCGAGCCCTGGCTCGCCGAAAGCTGGGACGCCTCCGACGACCTCAAGACCTGGACCTTCAAGTTGCGCAAGGGCGTCAAGTGGTCGAACGGCGACGACTTCATCGCCGATGACGTGGTGTTCAACTTCAAGCGCTGGCTCGATCCCGCCACCGGTTCCTCCAACCAGGGCCGGTTCAGCGCGATGACCAGCGACATCGACACCGGCAAGACCGACGAGGCCGGCAATCCGGTGCTGTCGACCATGATGTCGGAAGGCGCCGTCGAGAAAATCGACGACCACACCGTTCGCTTCCACCTCAACCGTGCGGACCTGTCGCTGCCGGAGTCGATGGCCGACTATCCGGCCCTGATCGTCCATCGGGACTTCATGGAGACGGGCGGCGACCTCTCGAAGAACCCGGTCGGCACCGGACCTTTCACCCTCAAGGCGTTCGCGGTCGGCGAGAAGGCGGTGCTGGTCCGGCGCAGCGGCGCGCCGTACTGGGGCGGCGACGTCTACCTCGACGGCATAACGTACATCGACCACGGCGACGACCCGGCCGCCAAGATCGCGGCGCTGGCGTCCGACCAGGTCGACACCACCCATCGGATCAGCATCGAGCAGATCGACGTGGTTAAGGCCATCCCGCACCTCGAGTTGCATCAGACGGTGACCGCACAGGCAGGCGTGGCACGCATGAAGGTGACCGAGGCGCCGTTCGACAACAAGGCGGTGCGGAAGGCGATCCAGGCCTGCGTCGACCAGCAGCGCATGCTCGATCTCGTGCACCGCGGCCTCGGCGCCATCGGCGAAGACCACCATGTCGCGCCGATCCATCCGGAATATGCGGAACTCCCGCCGCTGAAGCAGGACTACGACCTCGCCCGAAAGTATCTCGCCGAGGCGGGGCATGCGGACGGGCTCAGGGTGACGCTCGACTGCGTCGCCAATCCCACCTGGGAGCAGAGCACCTGCACGGCGCTGGCGGAGATGTGCCGGCCGGCAGGCATCGACATCGCCGTCAACATCATGCCGGGCGGCACCTACTGGGACCGCTGGCTGACGACGCCGTTCGGCTTCACCGCTTGGGCGCATCGGGCGCTCGGCGTGCAGACCCTCAACCTCGCCTATCGCAGCGGCACGGCGTGGAACGAGACCTCGTACTCGAACCCGGAATACGACCGCCTGCTCGACGAGGCCAACGCCATCCTCGACCCCGCTGCCCGGCGCAAGGTCATGAAGGACCTGGAGCGGATCCTGCAGGACGACGCCGTCATCGCCCAGCCGTTCTGGGTCTCGGTGTTCGTGCCCGCAAACAAGCGCGTTCGCGACCTCTACGCCCACGTCGCCCTCGAGCATCACTACAACAAGGTGTGGCTGGCTTAA